A stretch of DNA from Methylogaea oryzae:
CGCTTGGCCCACGAGGATTTGGGTCGGGTCGTGGAAACCATGGCCAGGGTGCGCGTGCTGAATGCGGACATTGCCGTTTATACTCAGCGGCAGGTGGCGGAAATCGCCACCATCGACAGCAGCTTGGCGGTCATGGCGGGAGCGATGGAGATCACTTCCCAGCAAGCCCGCAACGCCAAAGGCAGCAGCCAGCACTTGATGCAGGTGAGCGACCGGTTGGCTCGACTTGTGACGCAATTTCGGGTCGGCGCAGATATGCTCGAGACGGGAGGGACGAATCCGGAGTCGCCCGCTCAAATGGAGCGCGCGCGCCACCACTCGCATCAGGATGGTCACCCAAAGCATTCGTATACCGACAGCAGCCGCGCGCACGGCAAGCACCATCAGGAGTCTCTGGCGGCGATTGCGGTCGGCGAGTGACTGGCGTGACATGCCCGGCAAGCCTTCGAGGCCCGTCGTTCCGGCGCCGGGCGTGTGCCGGCTGTTGCCGGCGGGACGAATCTAGGAGGGAATATGGTCAGTTCGTTGTATGCGTCCGTATCGGCGCTGTTGCTGGCGGGCTTGTCGCTGCGCGTGATCAAGCTGAGACGGGCGAAAAAAATCAGTTTCGGCGACGGCGGCGATGCGGAGCTCTATGCGGCGATGCGCGCCCAAGGCAATGCGGCGGAATACATTCCCGTCGTGCTGATATTGTTGATATCGCTGGAGCTGCAGGGCGCCCACGGGGCGCTGGTGCACGTCGGCGGCCTGGCGGGGTTGGCCGGCCGTTTGTTGCATGCCCGGGGATTGTTGGCTCAGCGCCACGGCGATCGGGTGCTGGGTATGCAGCTTACGCTATTCACCCTGGTCGGATTGGCGCTGGCTAATCTGGGCTACGGCATCTATGCCGGTTTGCGCAGCGTGTTTTAGATGTAGTGATCCACCAGCAGCAAGGCGAATATCCCCATCAAGTAGACGATGGAGTAGCCGAAGGTTTTCATGGCCAGCTTGTTGCTGGCCTTTTTTTTCAGAGCGATGGCGTAGCCGAGAAACACCAGCCCCAAGGGCGCCGCGCCGGCCAGGTAGACCAAGCCGCTCATGTGGGTGATGTAGGGCAGCAGGCTGACCACCAGCAGCAGGATGGTGTAGAGCACGATTTGCAGTAGGGTGAACTCTACGCCGTGGGTGACCGGCAGCATGGGGATGTCGGCCTTGGCGTATTCCTCTCGCTTGGCGATGGCCAGCGCCCAGAAGTGGGGCGGCGTCCAGACGAAAATGATGAGGAACAGCAGCAGGGCGTAAGGCTCCACTTGGCCGGTGATGGCGCACCAGCCCAGCACCGGCGGGGCCGCGCCGGCGGCGCCGCCGATGACGATATTCTGCGGCGTCATGCGCTTGAGGTAGACGGTGTAGATTACCGCGTAGCCGATCAGCGACAGGAACGTGAGCAGGGCTGTGAGCGGATTCACCAGGAAAACCAGGATGGCCATGGCGACGGCGCCCAAGCCGCCGGCGAACGTCATCACTTTCACCGGGCTAAGCTGTCCCTGGGGGAGGGGGCGGCCCTGGGTGCGAGCCATTTGGGCGTCGGCCAGCCGGTCGATGTATTGGTTGATGGCGGCGGCGGAGGCGGCCGCCAGACCGATGCCCAGCGTGCCGTAAATCAGCTGGGGCAGCGGCGGCAGGCCCGGCACGGCCAGGAACATGCCGATCACCGCGGTGAACACGATCAACGCCACCACCTTGGGTTTGCACAAGGAGAGGTAGGTTTTCCAGGCGGTCGGGTGATGGGGCGTGGCGGTTGAATCCATTTGCACGGGCGCGTGGTTTAAAATAGGCTGCTTAATTCCCGCCGCTGCGCGGTCGGGCCATCCACTTTTGTGTCGAATCGGCGAGAGCTATGAAGACCTCGGTAAAAATCGCTGGGCTAATGTTGGGACTGCCGTTGCTGGCCTCGGCGGCCCAGTTCGATGTGCGCGAATTCAAATTGGACAACGGCCTCAAGGTACTGGTGAAAGAAGACCACCGGGCGCCCGTGGTGGTGTCGCAAGTCTGGTACAAAGTGGGTTCCAGCTACGAGCACGACGGCATCACCGGCATTTCCCACATGCTGGAACACATGATGTTCAAGGGCACGGACCAGCATCCGGCCGGCGAGTTCTCGCGCATCATCTCGGCCAACGGCGGGCGCGAAAACGCCTTTACCGGCGACGATTATACGGCATATTTCCAGAGCCTCGAAAAATCGCGGCTGGAGGTGAGCTTCGAGCTGGAGGCCGACCGCATGCGCCACCTCAAGCTGGACCAGGGCGAGTTCGCCAAGGAGCGGGAAGTGGTGTTGGAAGAGCGCCGCATGCGCACCGACGACCAACCGCGCGCCAAAACCTCGGAACAGTTCATGGCCATGGCGTTCAGCAATGGCCCCTATAAAAATCCGGTCATCGGCTGGCCGGAGGACATCAAGGGCTATCAGTTGGGCGACCTGCAAAACTGGTATGGCCTGTGGTACGCCCCCAACAACGCCACCGTGGTGGTGGTGGGCGACGTGCAGCCGGAGGCGGTGTTCGCGTTGGCGCAAAAGCACTTTGGCGGCTTGGCGCCCAGCCAATTGCCGGAGTTGAAAGCCCGTACCGAAATGGATCAAGCCGGCCTGCGCCGCATGACCGTGAAGCGCCCCGCCAAATTGCCCTTCCTGGTGATGGGCTACAAAGTGCCGGTGCTCAAGGGCGCTGCCGAGGAATGGGAGCCCTACGCCCTGGAAGTGCTGTCCGGTATTCTCGACGGCGGCAATGGCGCTCGTTTGGCGTCCCGTCTCGTGCGCGGCAAGCAGATCGCCGCCGAAACCGGCGTCGGCTACGACCTGTATTCTCGCCTGCCGACCCTGTTCACGCTGGAAGCCGTGCCGGTGCAGGGCCGCACGACCGCCGAACTGGAAAAGGCTTTGCGCGACGAGATTCGCCAATTGCAGGACAAGCCGGTGGCGGAGGAGGAAATGGCACGGGTCAAGGCCCAGGTGGTGGCGCACAAGGTTTACGAGCAGGATTCCGGCTTTTATCAGGCCATGCAACTGGGCATGCTGGAAACCGTCGGACTGGGATGGCCCAAGGCCGAGGAGTATCTCAACAAGGTCAAGGCCGTCACCGCCGAACAGGTGCAGGCCGTGGCGCGCAAATACCTGGTGGAGGATCGCTTGAGCATCGCCTATTTGGACCCCCTGCCCATCGCCGACAACAAATCGGTTTCCGAAACCCTGCCGGAGGGTGGCCATGTACGCTAAGTTCCTGAGTCTTTTCGTCGCCCTGTCGGCCCTAGTCAGCGTCGGCAGCGCCCACGCCGCGCCGGATATCCAGCATTGGACCACGGCGCAAGGGGCGCGGGTCTATTTCGTGCGCACCGAAGGCCTGCCCCTGGTGGACCTGCGCGTGGTATTCGCCGCCGGCAGCGCCCGCGACGGCGAACAGCACGGCGTCGCGTCGTTGACTTCCGCCTTGCTGGACAGCGGCGCCGGCGCCTGGGACGCCGACGCCATCGCCCAGCGCCTGGAAGGCGTGGGGGCCATCATGGGGACTTCGGCTTCGAAGGACTCCGGCTCCTTGTCCTTGCGCAGCCTGACCGACCCCGACAAGTTGAACGTGGCGGTGGACACCCTGCACGCGGTGCTGACCCAGCCGCGTTTTGCCGCCAAGGACTTCGAGCGGGAGAAAAAACAGGTGCTGCTAGCGCTTAAGGCGCGGGAAGAGTCGCCGGCCGAATTGGCGGCGGTGGCTTACACCAAGGCCATTTACGGCGATCATCCCTACGGCCACCCGTCCGACGGCGAAGTCGCCACCGTCGCCAAGCTGAGCCGCAACGATCTGCTCAAGTTCTACCAGCGTTACTACGTGGCGAGCAACGCCGTGGTGGCGCTGGTCGGGGACGTCGACCGGGCGGGAGCCGAACAGCTGGTTGAACGCTTGTTGGCTGGATTGCCGCAAGGCCAGCCGGCGCAAAGCCTGCCGGCCGTGGCGGAGCCCGCCGCCGCCGCCATGGTGAAGCTGCCGTTCCCTTCCGCCCAGACCCACGTGCTGGTGGGCGAGCCGGTGCTGCGTTACGGCGATCCCGATTACTTCCCGCTCTACGTGGGCAACCACATCCTCGGCGGCGGTGGCTTCGTGTCGCGCATTACCGAGGAAGTGCGGGAAAAGCGCGGCCTGTCCTACAGCGCCAACAGCTATTTCTCGCCGCAAGCGGGCAAAGGACCGTTCACCATGAGCTTGCAAACCCGCAACGACCAGAGCGAAGAGGCGCTGAAAGTGCTGATGGAAACGGCCAATAAGTTCATTGCGGACGGTCCTACCGACAAAGAGCTGGAAGCGGCCAAGAATAATATCGTCGGCGGTTTCGCCTTGCGCATCGACAGCAACCAGAAAATCGCCGAATACGTGGCGGCCATCGGCTTTTACGGCTTGCCGCTGGACTACCTGGATACCTTTATTGCCAAGGTGCAGGCGGTGACGGTGGTGGATGTGGCCAAAGCGTTCAAGGCGCGGCTCGATCCGTCGCGCTTCCAGACGGTGCTGGTGGGCGGCGGGGCGCCGTCCGCACGATGAGCGCCGGCAACCGTTTACGCATCATCGGCGGCCAGTGGCGCAGCCGGGTGATCGCTTTCCCCGACATGCCGGGGCTGAGGCCCACGCCCAACCGGGTGCGGGAGACTCTGTTTAACTGGCTGCAGTTCGAGCTGGACGGCGCCCGCTGCCTGGATTTATTTTCCGGCAGCGGCGCCTTGGGGCTGGAGGCCTTGTCTCGCGGCGCGGCCAGTGCCACCCTGGTGGAGGCCCAGTCCGGCGCCTGCATGGCCCTGCGCGACAATGTCCGCAAGCTGGGTGCGACGGCGGAGGTGGTGCAAAGCGACGCCATGCGTTTTCTGGCCGGTGCGGCCACGCCTTACGACATGGTATTTCTCGACCCGCCTTTCGGCGAAGGTTTAGCCTTGGATTGCTGCCGTTTGTTGGAAGAGCGCGGCTGGCTGTCTCCCGGCGCCATGGTCTACGTGGAAGCGGAGCGAACCTTGGTCCTGGACGGCCTACCGGATTGTTGGCAGTTGTGGCGCAGCAAAACCGCGGGCGCTGTGGGCTACCATTTGTTTCAACGCCGGCCGGCCGAAGGCGGCAGCAGCGGGAGCGCGACAACGTGAGGACAGCCATTTATCCGGGCACTTTCGATCCTGTGACCAGCGGTCATGTGGATTTGATCGGCCGCGCCGCGAGCATGTTCGACCGGCTGGTGGTGGCCATCGCCGAGAACAAAAACAAAGCGCCTTTGTTTACCTTGGCGGAGCGGGTGGAGTTGGTCAAAGCCGCCATCGCCCACTTGGACAACGTGACCGTGGTGGGATTCGACAATTTGCTGGTGGATTGCGCCAAACTGCATGGCGCCCAAGTCGTGCTGCGCGGTTTGCGGGCGGTGTCGGATTTCGAGTACGAATTCCAGCTGGCCTGGATGAACCGGCGCCTGTCGGCCAACTTGGAAACCATGTTCCTCACGCCGTCGGAGCAATACGCGTTCCTGTCCTCCTCCATGATTCGGGAAATCGCCAAGCTGGGCGGGGACGTGTCGAGCTTCGTGCCGGACGAGGTGCGGGCCGCTTTGGACAAAAAATTCGCAACTTAAGAGGGTTATGTTATGGCACTGCTGATTACCGATGAATGCATCAATTGCGACGTGTGCGAGCCGGAATGCCCCAACGGCGCCATTTCCCGCGGTGAAGAAATCTACGAGATCGATCCCAACCTCTGCACCGAGTGCGTGGGGCATCACGACAAGGCGCAGTGCGTGGAAGTCTGCCCGGTGGACTGCATCATTTCCGATCCGGACCACAAGGAAAGCAAGGACGATTTGATGGCCAAGTACCGCGCGTTGACCGGCTGAAGCCGGGGAAGCTTCGGCGCAAGCGGTAATGGCGACCTATAATCAAAGTCCAACCCGCGGTTTGGTTGAAGGACCGCCAGGGTATCCGCCCAGGAACGGCGCGCGGCATAATAAAAACAGAACGGGGACTGCGGTTGTGGACAATCTTAGCAGCGAGTTGCAAAACGCTATTCGGGCCTTGGAACAGGTCGGCGATCACGCCGGGGCGCACAGCGACGCGGTCGACGAATTGCTGGATCAGCTGTACCAGCAAAAAATGGATTTGGCCGGGGCTCCGCCCCATGCCGCTTCGCCCAACTACAAACAGGCGGTCGAAGCGATGCGCGCCGCCGGCGCCAAGGTGAAATCGGCCCAGCGCGATAAAAACCGCCTGGCCGATGCGTTGCGGGCGGTGTCGGAAGCCACCGCCAAGATCAACCGGGTGCTGGATAACGCCGCCTGAGAGTTTGTATGCACGGACTGTATTTGCTGGCGGCGATACTGCTGGAAGTGGCCGGCACTACTTGCATGAGGCTGGCGGAAGGTTTTACCCGGCCGCTGCCTTCCGTGCTGATTTTCGTCTTTTACGGCCTTTCTTTCGCCTGCATTACCCTTGCCCTGGAAAAAATCCAATTGAGCGTGGCCTATGCCATTTGGGCGGGCATGGGCACCGCGCTCATCGCCTTGATCGGCGTGGCGGTTTTTGCCGAATCCATGTCGCCGCTGAAATGGCTAAGCCTTGCCATGATAGCGGCCGGCGTGGTGGGCCTGAATCTGGACGGCGCGGCCCGTTGAGGCGATGACCGCTGCCGATCCGAACGAAGAGGCGCGCCGTTGGCTGGAACGTCGGGTTGGGCGTTGCCATGCCGCCATGCGCTTGGGTGTCGAAGAAGAGCGCGAGGCGCGCCTTTTCGGCCAGGGCCGTACGGTGTTCCACATCGAAAACTGGGGAGGCTTCCGCGGCTTGGTGCGGTTGGCGCTGCGGTTGTCGTTGATGGAGGGGCGGGGGCTGCGCAACGCCCGCGCCGTTCAGTTGCGCTGCAACGACTTCGTCTTGCCTCATTTGCCGCCGGTTTTCCAAGGCTACACGCTGCTGCACCTCAGCGATCTGCACCTGGATATGGGGGCGGGAATGCCCGATGCGTTGATCGAGGCGGTGGACGGCCTGCAATACGATGCTTGCGTCATTACCGGCGATTTTCGCGCCAAGACTTACGGGGCTTATCAAGCGGCCTTGGACGGCATGGCGAGGGTTCGGCCCCACCTCAAGGGCGATATTTACGCCATCCTCGGCAACCACGACAGCCTGCGCATGGCGCAAGGCTTGGAAGCCATGGGAGTGCGTTTGCTGCTCAACGAAACGGTGGCGCTACGGCGGGGCGGCTCGGTTATCCACCTGGCGGGTATCGACGATCCTCATTATTATCGGGCGGACAATCTGGAAAAAGCGGCCGACCCGATTCCGGCCGGCGGCGTGTCGCTGCTGTTGTCCCATAGCCCGGAGATCTATCGCCAGGCCGCCAGCGCGGGTTTCGACGTGATGCTGGCCGGCCATACCCATGGCGGCCAGATTTGCCTGCCCGGCGGCATTCCGCTCATCGTCAACGCCCGGGCGCCGCGGCGCTATTGTGTCGGGGCGTGGCGCCACCAGCGGATGCAGGGATATACCTCGGTGGGGTCCGGCGCCAGCATCGCCGACGCCCGCTTCAATTGCCCGCCGGAAGTGACGCTGCATCGGCTGCTGCAGGAATAGATTCCGGCGCGTTGCGCCGTCCTTATTCATAATTCATATTGTGTTTTAGCGAGATTTTGCATGGCTTGGATTTTGTTGTTGCTTGCCGGACTGGCGGAAATCGTTTTCGCCTTGAGCCTGAAATATAACGAAGGCTTTACCAAACTGTATCCCAGCTTGGTAACGGCCGCTTCGGGCGGCGCCAGTTTTTACCTGTTGATGCTGTCCCTCAAAACCCTGCCGGTGGGCACGGCCTACGCTATTTGGACCGGCATGGGCGCGGCCGGCGTGGCGGTGCTGGGGGTGTTTTTCCTGAAGGAATCCACCGATTTGTGGCGCTTGCTGTCCATCGCCTTGGTGGTGGTTGGCGTTATCGGCCTGAAATTGTCCCACGTGGAGTGAGCCGCTGCGGCGGGCCGCGGAAGCGCTAGACTTGAACGTTACTGAGGGGCGCGGCCCGCTCCCCTCGCGTACCGTGGGAGTAGCGCCATGCATACCTGTTGCAGACAAGTGAAAGACTTTTTGGATTACGGCCGTAGTCTTCACGGCGAAATCCAGGCGTTTTACGACAACCTCAACGAGCACACGGATAAAGAGCGGCTAAAAATGCTGCTGGGTTATTTGAGCCGCCACGAGCAGCGCATGGAGGAGAGCCTGTTGCGTTTCGAGCAGGTGACGCGCAAGGAGATTTTGGACGTGTGGCTGTCCCATGCGCCGCGCGTCAGCATTCAGGACATGATCGGCCAGTGCGGCGCAACGGAGGGCATGGGCTTGGACGAGATGGTGGACGTGGCGTTGAAATTCGACGCGGCCATGATCAAGCTGTATCGGGATGTGGCGGAGCACGCCGCGGATGCGCGGGTTAAAGGCGTTTTTCAAAATATCGTCGGCATGGAAGAGAGCGACGCCAACAAGCTGTTGTGCGACGTTTCGGCCATGCGGGAAATGTAAGCGGCGTCGATGGTCAACTACAATCCGAAATCCTGGTGGGGCCTGATCTTCCGCTTTCACAAAAGCGATACCTTCCGCATTCTGTTGCCGGCCTTGGTGAGCATCGCTCTGTTCACGGCCGCCATCGCTTATGTGCATGTGGTCTGGCTGCCGGGGTGGCTTGCCGGCACGCCGGTGGTGCATTCCCTGCTGGGCCTGGTGATTTCCCTGCTGCTGGTGTTCCGCACCAACACCGCCTACGAACGGTGGTGGGAGGGACGCCGGCAGTGGGGCGCCCTGGTCAACGCATCGCGGAACCTGGCGTTGAAGCTGGATGCGTTTTTGCCGAAGGGCCATGACAGTCGCGCCGTATTGGCCGGTTTGATGGGCGACTATGCGCAAACGCTGGCTCACCATTTACGCGGCCGGTTGCCGCCGGGCGTGTCCATGCCGGCGGGGCATGGCCCCAACCAGCTGGCGGCGCGTTTGTTGGGGGAATTGAACCGGCTTTACCGTCAAGGCGACATCAGCGGCGAGCAGCTGCTGTGCCTCAACGGCGACATCACCGCCTTCACCGACGTGTGCGGGGCCTGCGAGCGCATCCAAAAAACGCCCATTCCGTATTCCTACAGCCTGTTTTTGAAGAAGTTCATCTTCGCTTACATCGTCAGCATGCCGTTTTGCTTTGTGCCGCAGTTCCATTATTGGTCGGTATTGCTCGCCACTTTCATGTTTTATGTGCTGGCCAGCTTGGAATTGATCGCCGAGGAGGTGGAAAATCCGTTCGGCGACGATGCCAACGACCTGCCTACCGAACAGATCGCCGAAACCATTCGCCGCAATGTGCACGAGGCGTTGACGGTGGAGTGCCGGAGCTAGGCGCGCCGCCTGCTGATCGTCCGCCCCGATTCTTTAACGTCCGCGCTACGGAGCTATCCATGGCAACCCACCGCTTGGCGCTTCTCGCCCCCCTCCTTTGGCTGTTGGCCGGTTGCCTGGAGCAATCCCTGCAATTGAGCGTCCGCTTCGACCGCGTGGACGGCCTCAAGGCCGGCGACGCCGTGGTGTTTCGCGACCGTAAGGTCGGGCAGGTGGACGGCGTGGAATACACCAAGGACGGCGTGTTTTTGGCGCAAATCCACATCGATCCGGACTACCGCGCCGCGGCTACCACGGAAACCCGTTTTTACCTGGGGGCTGATCCCCTCCAAGCCGGCCGCCAGCGCGTCGAAGTGGAACATCCCGGCGGGGGGAAGGCGCTGGCTGACGGCGCCGTGGTGGATGGCCGCAGCCGGCGTGGGTTGGAAGGGGTGTTTCCTTGGGGGGAGATTTTCAATGAAGCCGCGCGCGATAAATGAACGGTCAGCGGCGCGATAAATGCGCTTACTGGGCGTTGCGCGCACGGCAACAGAATTGCATATAGTAGAAACGGCAGCAATCGTGGCTACCAGTTGCGGATGATCAGCTCCCGCCGTTTCGCTCCGCCCTTCCTGCCGCCGCCCACTGTATAGGTGATGTCCACCGTTTCCATCGACAGTCCGGCGAACGCCGTGCGCATTTCGGCGATGTCGTTCACCGAGATCAGCATCTTCCCCTTGATCGACTTCGCCAGTTCGGCCAAGCGATTGTATTGCTCCAGACCGAAATCGACGCCGTAGCCTTCCGTGCCCCAGTACGGCGGGTCGCAGTAGAACAGCGTGTGCGGCCGGTCGTACTTGGCGACGCATGTCGCCCAGTCGAGATGTTCAACGTAGGTGCGGCTCAGGCGTAGATGGGCTGCCGACAGATCTTCCTCCAACCGCAGTAGATTCAGCTTCGGCGGCGACGTCGTCGCCGTGCCGAATGTCTGGCTCACAGGTATCGTCTGTGGGTTAGGCGGCAACGGATTGCTCCAACAACCCGTTGCCGCTCCCTCCTAAATTACTCGGCAGTTGCAGCGGGCCACACGATGGCCGCCACTTTCTCCGCCGTATCCGTGCCAGGATCATCCAGCAACGCCAGCAACTCGCGCAGTTGAGCGCGGCACCCTTGGACATGCGCATCGACCGCGTCGCCGACCGCAATCGCCTGTGCGGCGGAGTGCGGCCGGGCGTCCCAGGCACCGGCGACATCCTGACAAACGATCCAATACGGCCCGCCGGCATCGCCGTGTTGGGTAGCGCGGTTGTAGACCGCCCACAGGTTTAGCTGATCCGGATTTTCGGCGGAGTTTTGGGTGGGATACTGGTGGGGCGCACCCAGCGCGTCGCAGGCGATGCCGCCAGTGATGGCGGTGCGGCACGCTTCGCGCAGCTTGCCGCGCACAGTCAACTTCGCCGCCTCCAGCGATGGGACGATTTGGCCGTCCACCAGCGCGACGGTAGGGTCGCCGCTCACGTCGATGGTCACAGTGTCGGTGTCGGCCTGATATCGGAGATACTGCAATGGTATGCCGGCGGTCTCGGGCGTCTCGGCGACGGCGATTTGCCCGAGATCGAATCCGAAATTCCCGCGCGCCTCATAGAGACACGCTCCGGACTCGGCATCAAACACCCTATATAAATGCATCCCCCCCCCCTTATGCAGCCAGTTCGGCCACATAGGCCGGTTTGAAATAGCAGTTGTAGCCACTACTGTCGTAGCCCGCCGAATACACGGATACGAGATAGCGCGTAGTGCCTATCGTCTGCAACATATCGGTGGTAAATCCGAGGGACGACATATCGCCTACCGAGGAAAGACCACGTGTTTTCGGTGTCCGCGCCCAGTTCAACGTGTGCGGGTACCATCCATTGCTATTAGCAGTCGAATCGAATCCCCCGATGAACTGCGCGGTCAGGCGCCACGAGTTTGCGAGCGTCGTGATTGTTGGCGCTGTGCCAGCGCCGCCCGTGACCACACGAGCGATCAACAGGTCGAGCGCGGTAGAGTCGAATCCGCCACCAGCGGAGGCGTTAGGCGTACCGCGCAGCCCGGCGGGCAATACCAGCGCATCCGAATCAGCCCCTTTGGTCACGTACAACGACAAAACGCCGGCCGTAATCTGCGCCCGCAGATAGTAGGTCGAACTGACGGCAAGCGCCGCGCTGGTAAACGCCGGCGTGACCCACTCACGCATTCGACCGTTGATGCCGGCAGTGATCTCCTCGGCCAGCGACAGGCGGGTACCAGCGCCGATCGATACCGTGCCGCCGGAGCCGGCCACGGCGGCGGCCGTGACCGCCAGGCGGTTGTCGGCCGTCGCAATCGTCGGATACGGTAGCGCAGCAAGCGGCAGCACGCCGGTAGAGAATTTGGCCAACAGCAGCGTCCCCAGCTGCGTCAAATCGTTCTGATCCGGGGTGCCCCCCAGGGCGATGATGGCGTTGACGATCTCGCGCATCGGGTGTTCGATGGCCTCGGCAGCGACGGGGCTACCCTCGGTGTCGGTGGCCGGATCGCCGGTGACGTAGCCGGCGTTGGGGTCGGTGGCGCCGACCGGCGGGACGTATTTCATGGGCGGGTTCCCTCATAGGTGAAGTGCAGGTTGCGGTGGCCCTGATTGTTCCGCTTGAAGCGGCATTCCAGGTCGTAGGCGCGGCTTATCTTTGTCAGTAAGTCGATGCCGCACTGGCTGGTACCGGTGCGAAAGCGGCCGACGCGCGGGCCGTGGACACGCACGCGCCAGTGCTGGCGCACGTTGTGGCCGCCGCAGAGCGTATCGGTCCCCAGGCGACTGAGGCCGCACACCCAGGGTGCGTACTCGATGATAGTGATGCTGTAGCCCAGCGCCGTTGCCAGCCCCACATAGAACGCCTTCGTTTGCCCGGCGCGGTACGTGAGCTTCGATACCACGGCCGCGCGGCGCTCCTGCAGCGTGACCGCCTTGGCGTTGGTGCAGGGATCGGGCAGGCCGGCGAAATCCTCCCACTCCCGCAGCAGCTCCGTGGCATAGCGCGGATCCATCTCGCTTCGCAGTTGCCGCGCCCGGGCGTCGACGCGGCCGAATTCCTCGGCCAGGGCGGAGAGCAGCTCGTACACGCCGCTGCCCGGCTGGCGCAGATCGTCCCAGAGCTGGCCGTTGGGCAGC
This window harbors:
- a CDS encoding MlaD family protein, translating into MATHRLALLAPLLWLLAGCLEQSLQLSVRFDRVDGLKAGDAVVFRDRKVGQVDGVEYTKDGVFLAQIHIDPDYRAAATTETRFYLGADPLQAGRQRVEVEHPGGGKALADGAVVDGRSRRGLEGVFPWGEIFNEAARDK
- a CDS encoding metallophosphoesterase, whose product is MTAADPNEEARRWLERRVGRCHAAMRLGVEEEREARLFGQGRTVFHIENWGGFRGLVRLALRLSLMEGRGLRNARAVQLRCNDFVLPHLPPVFQGYTLLHLSDLHLDMGAGMPDALIEAVDGLQYDACVITGDFRAKTYGAYQAALDGMARVRPHLKGDIYAILGNHDSLRMAQGLEAMGVRLLLNETVALRRGGSVIHLAGIDDPHYYRADNLEKAADPIPAGGVSLLLSHSPEIYRQAASAGFDVMLAGHTHGGQICLPGGIPLIVNARAPRRYCVGAWRHQRMQGYTSVGSGASIADARFNCPPEVTLHRLLQE
- the cyoE gene encoding heme o synthase, with product MDSTATPHHPTAWKTYLSLCKPKVVALIVFTAVIGMFLAVPGLPPLPQLIYGTLGIGLAAASAAAINQYIDRLADAQMARTQGRPLPQGQLSPVKVMTFAGGLGAVAMAILVFLVNPLTALLTFLSLIGYAVIYTVYLKRMTPQNIVIGGAAGAAPPVLGWCAITGQVEPYALLLFLIIFVWTPPHFWALAIAKREEYAKADIPMLPVTHGVEFTLLQIVLYTILLLVVSLLPYITHMSGLVYLAGAAPLGLVFLGYAIALKKKASNKLAMKTFGYSIVYLMGIFALLLVDHYI
- the coaD gene encoding pantetheine-phosphate adenylyltransferase; the encoded protein is MRTAIYPGTFDPVTSGHVDLIGRAASMFDRLVVAIAENKNKAPLFTLAERVELVKAAIAHLDNVTVVGFDNLLVDCAKLHGAQVVLRGLRAVSDFEYEFQLAWMNRRLSANLETMFLTPSEQYAFLSSSMIREIAKLGGDVSSFVPDEVRAALDKKFAT
- a CDS encoding bestrophin family protein, coding for MVNYNPKSWWGLIFRFHKSDTFRILLPALVSIALFTAAIAYVHVVWLPGWLAGTPVVHSLLGLVISLLLVFRTNTAYERWWEGRRQWGALVNASRNLALKLDAFLPKGHDSRAVLAGLMGDYAQTLAHHLRGRLPPGVSMPAGHGPNQLAARLLGELNRLYRQGDISGEQLLCLNGDITAFTDVCGACERIQKTPIPYSYSLFLKKFIFAYIVSMPFCFVPQFHYWSVLLATFMFYVLASLELIAEEVENPFGDDANDLPTEQIAETIRRNVHEALTVECRS
- the rsmD gene encoding 16S rRNA (guanine(966)-N(2))-methyltransferase RsmD yields the protein MSAGNRLRIIGGQWRSRVIAFPDMPGLRPTPNRVRETLFNWLQFELDGARCLDLFSGSGALGLEALSRGAASATLVEAQSGACMALRDNVRKLGATAEVVQSDAMRFLAGAATPYDMVFLDPPFGEGLALDCCRLLEERGWLSPGAMVYVEAERTLVLDGLPDCWQLWRSKTAGAVGYHLFQRRPAEGGSSGSATT
- a CDS encoding M16 family metallopeptidase, whose translation is MKTSVKIAGLMLGLPLLASAAQFDVREFKLDNGLKVLVKEDHRAPVVVSQVWYKVGSSYEHDGITGISHMLEHMMFKGTDQHPAGEFSRIISANGGRENAFTGDDYTAYFQSLEKSRLEVSFELEADRMRHLKLDQGEFAKEREVVLEERRMRTDDQPRAKTSEQFMAMAFSNGPYKNPVIGWPEDIKGYQLGDLQNWYGLWYAPNNATVVVVGDVQPEAVFALAQKHFGGLAPSQLPELKARTEMDQAGLRRMTVKRPAKLPFLVMGYKVPVLKGAAEEWEPYALEVLSGILDGGNGARLASRLVRGKQIAAETGVGYDLYSRLPTLFTLEAVPVQGRTTAELEKALRDEIRQLQDKPVAEEEMARVKAQVVAHKVYEQDSGFYQAMQLGMLETVGLGWPKAEEYLNKVKAVTAEQVQAVARKYLVEDRLSIAYLDPLPIADNKSVSETLPEGGHVR
- a CDS encoding DMT family transporter; the protein is MHGLYLLAAILLEVAGTTCMRLAEGFTRPLPSVLIFVFYGLSFACITLALEKIQLSVAYAIWAGMGTALIALIGVAVFAESMSPLKWLSLAMIAAGVVGLNLDGAAR
- a CDS encoding M16 family metallopeptidase, translating into MYAKFLSLFVALSALVSVGSAHAAPDIQHWTTAQGARVYFVRTEGLPLVDLRVVFAAGSARDGEQHGVASLTSALLDSGAGAWDADAIAQRLEGVGAIMGTSASKDSGSLSLRSLTDPDKLNVAVDTLHAVLTQPRFAAKDFEREKKQVLLALKAREESPAELAAVAYTKAIYGDHPYGHPSDGEVATVAKLSRNDLLKFYQRYYVASNAVVALVGDVDRAGAEQLVERLLAGLPQGQPAQSLPAVAEPAAAAMVKLPFPSAQTHVLVGEPVLRYGDPDYFPLYVGNHILGGGGFVSRITEEVREKRGLSYSANSYFSPQAGKGPFTMSLQTRNDQSEEALKVLMETANKFIADGPTDKELEAAKNNIVGGFALRIDSNQKIAEYVAAIGFYGLPLDYLDTFIAKVQAVTVVDVAKAFKARLDPSRFQTVLVGGGAPSAR
- a CDS encoding DMT family transporter, translated to MAWILLLLAGLAEIVFALSLKYNEGFTKLYPSLVTAASGGASFYLLMLSLKTLPVGTAYAIWTGMGAAGVAVLGVFFLKESTDLWRLLSIALVVVGVIGLKLSHVE
- a CDS encoding YfhL family 4Fe-4S dicluster ferredoxin, which produces MALLITDECINCDVCEPECPNGAISRGEEIYEIDPNLCTECVGHHDKAQCVEVCPVDCIISDPDHKESKDDLMAKYRALTG
- a CDS encoding MAPEG family protein, which codes for MVSSLYASVSALLLAGLSLRVIKLRRAKKISFGDGGDAELYAAMRAQGNAAEYIPVVLILLISLELQGAHGALVHVGGLAGLAGRLLHARGLLAQRHGDRVLGMQLTLFTLVGLALANLGYGIYAGLRSVF